One segment of Brassica napus cultivar Da-Ae chromosome C3, Da-Ae, whole genome shotgun sequence DNA contains the following:
- the LOC106386017 gene encoding putative F-box protein At1g50870, which produces MRVFKKNKKRRRREKSRDDRSQPNHIPLDLTFEILSRLPAKSVVRYQCVSKLWSSFTTLPSFINSFASRSSSRSPRLLITFTLQGKHFVFSFPQNQNPEGSYSPVYRYHMKNAYYDYMRSESVHGLILLYGFRIWNPSLRRIFTLPHPEEHIPISLCSRRSYLSYDPLEGIHKVLCLYYGSNSVEPLIITLGAQESWRIVTKGRCPVHSPTKEGYGRCFNGILYYQARVDDHDIIMRFDVKSESFSPKYTSSFRSYKMMIPYEGRLALVTHDFPGELYILKDADGHEWTRQCLPRVRFKSKWRIYM; this is translated from the coding sequence ATGAGGGTTTttaagaagaacaagaagagaagaagacgagAGAAATCCAGAGATGATAGATCACAACCAAACCATATTCCTCTTGATCTAACCTTTGAGATACTCTCAAGACTTCCTGCCAAATCAGTCGTGAGATATCAATGTGTCTCGAAGCTCTGGTCTTCTTTCACCACACTTCCGAGTTTTATCAACTCCTTCGCGTCTCGGTCCTCATCACGATCACCGCGTCTTCTGATCACCTTCACGCTACAAGGGAAGCACTTCGTTTTCTCGTTTCCTCAAAACCAGAACCCTGAAGGGTCTTATTCTCCAGTGTACCGTTATCATATGAAAAACGCTTATTATGATTATATGCGATCGGAGAGCGTCCATGGTTTGATTCTATTATATGGATTCCGGATTTGGAACCCAAGCTTACGTCGGATTTTTACCTTACCACATCCCGAAGAGCACATCCCCATCTCGCTTTGTAGTCGTAGATCTTATTTAAGTTACGATCCATTGGAGGGTATACACAAAGTACTGTGCTTATATTATGGAAGTAATTCTGTAGAGCCTCTGATTATTACATTGGGAGCTCAAGAATCATGGAGAATAGTAACCAAAGGACGTTGCCCTGTGCATTCCCCAACTAAAGAAGGATATGGGCGTTGCTTCAATGGGATTCTGTACTATCAAGCTAGAGTTGATGATCATGATATAATAATGCGCTTTGATGTCAAATCTGAAAGCTTTAGTCCAAAGTATACCAGTAGTTTTCGATCGTATAAGATGATGATACCTTATGAGGGAAGGCTAGCCTTAGTTACTCATGACTTTCCAggtgaattatatattttgaaagatgcagATGGACACGAATGGACGCGTCAATGTTTACCACGTGTACGTTTTAAGAGCAAGTGGAGGATTTATATGTAA